GCGCAGCAGGTTGAACTGCTCCATGTCGACGGTAACGCGATTGCGATAAAGCGACAGCAGGATGGCCAGACCGACTGCTGCCTCAGCGGCAGCCACCGTGATCACAAACACAGCGAACACCTGGCCGCGGATCAGATCGCCATCCACAAAGGAGGAGAAGGCCATCAGATTGATGTTCACCGCATTCAGCATCAGCTCGATGCTCATCAGCACCCGCACCGCATTGCGGCTGTTGATCAGTCCCCAGACGCCGATGCAAAACAGCATGGCGGCCACCAGGAGGTAGGCCTGAAGGGAGGGAAGCGTGGCTAGTAAATCGCTCATCAGTCCGCTCGGTTCATCAGCAGGGGGGTACGGGCCTTCTCGATCAGGCCCTGGTCAGCCACTTCACCGGTGACCACATCGGTGGCCAGCACGTCGCGACGGGCAAGAACGATGGCGCCGATCATGGCCATTAGCAGCAGCACTGAAGCCACCTCGAACGGCAAGAGGTAATCAGTGAACAGGTGTTCACCAATGCGCGCGGTGGCCTCCTCACCCACGGCGGCGGGACCTGGAAGCGACCAGGGGGTGGTGACCACAACGCGAACCAAGAGAGCCAGGAGGCCGGCGCAGACGCCGGCCGATACCACCCGTCGGGTGGTGAGGTTGGCGATGGCCTTCAAATCCTCCCGTTTGTTCACGAGCATGATCGCGAACAGGATCAGCACATTGATTGCGCCGACGTACACCAGGATCTGGGCCGCAGCCACGAAGCTCGCATTCAGCAATAGATAGAGACCTGCAACGGCTGTGAACACACCGCCCAGCAGAAAGGCGGAATAGACGATGTTGCTGAGCAGCACCACACCTAGGGCGCCAACCACCACAACGGCAGACAGCACCAGAAAACAGATCAGCTCGGTGGTGGTCGCGATGGTCATGCGTCGCCCTCCTTGTCCTCACTGGAGGATTGTCCCTCATTCTTGGCAGCAGGCTTCGCCGGCGGGGGCAACGTCTCGAGGACCTCGGAAGGAAGCTTGCCTGCCCGAGGCCGATCGGCAGGCACGGTATGGGGATCAAACTCTCCTGCAGGGAGATACACCAGCTCGCGCAACGGCACGACGGAAGGATCGGTGGTGACGCTGGTGGGAAGCCGTCCAAGGGCGACGTTGTCGTAATTGAGGCTGTGGCGATCAAACGCCGCCAGCTCGTACTCCTCCGTCATCGAAAGGCAGTTGGTGGGGCAGTACTCCACGCAGTTGCCACAGAAAATGCAGACACCGAAATCGATGGAGTAGTTGCGAAGCTCCTTCTTCTTGGTGGCCTTGTTCATCACCCAATCCACCACGGGCAGGTTGATCGGGCACACCCTGACGCACACCTCACAGGCGATGCACTTGTCGAATTCGTAGTGAATTCGGCCCCGATAACGCTCGGAAGGAATGAGCTTCTCGTAGGGGTACTGCACCGTGACCGGACGGCGCTGCATGTGGTCAAACGTGACCGCAAAGCCTTGGGCCAGATTCCGAGCTGCATCGACTGCATCCCGGGTGTAATCACCGACCTGTTTGAGGAAGCCGAACATGGTCTGAAGGGGAGAGAACGAAGCGGAGACGGAAACGAGGAAATCCTAGGTAGGAAAACCTAGCCGCCGAATGCAACGGGGAACGCCAGCTTGAGGGCTGCTGTCACCAGAAGATTCACCAGGGACAGGGGCAGCAGGAACTTCCAGCCCAGGTCAAGCAGCTGGTCAATGCGGACGCGGGGGGTGGTCCAGCGCAGCAGGATGGCCACAAACACAAGCAGATAGGCCTTCAACACCGTCATCACGATGCCAACGGTGCCCGTGATCACCTGCACCACAGGTGCATCGATGGGCTGGTTCAACCAGCCGGCCAGCCACTCCACAGGGATCGGGAAGCCCCAGCCACCGAGATACAGAACGCTTACCAGGACGGCCGAGAGCACCAGGTTGATGTAACCCGCCAGGTAGAAGAGGGCGAACTTCATGCCCGCGTACTCGGTCTGGTAGCCAGCGACCAACTCTTCTTCTGCTTCAGGGAGGTCGAACGGGAGCCGCTCGCACTCGGCCAGTGCACAGATCCAGAAAATCAGGAAGCCCACCGGCTGACGCCAGATGTTCCAACTCAAAATGCCGGCACCGGTCTGCTGGCCCACGATGTCGACCGTGCTCAGCGAGTTGCTCATCATCACGATGGCAAGAACCGCCAGAGCCAGGGGAATTTCGTAGCTGATCGATTGAGCAGCGGCCCGCAGTCCCCCGAGCAGCGAGTACTTGTTGTTAGAGGCATAGCCGCTCATCAACAAGCCGATCGGCTGAATGCTGCTGAAGGAGATCCAAAGAAAGATCCCAACGCCCACGTTGCTGATCAGCAGGTTCTGACCAAAGGGAATGATCAGCCAAGAAATGATCACCGGCACCACCACCAGCACCGGGCCGAGGGTGAAGAGCAGGCTGTCGGCCCGCGCCGGAATGATGTCTTCCTTGACCAGCAGCTTGAGGCCGTCGGCCAAGGGCTGAAGCACACCAAGAGCGCCGGCATATTCCGGACCGATCCGCTGCTGAACGGCGGCGGAAATCTTGCGTTCCAGCCAGACCGAAACCAGCACACCCACAACTGCAGCCACCAGGACCAGCAGCATGGGCAGCGGCAACCAAAGCAGCCTCGCCACTTCTGGAGAGAGGCCTAAGCCTTGCAGCGCCTGGCTAAAGCTCAATTCCAGGTCAAGTCCCGGACTCACCATGGTGTCGACGGAAGTGGGTGCAACTTAGGCGGCCGGAGCCGAAACTCGCTCCTCGATGGGCATCCAGGAGCGTGGCTGTGACCCGGAGTAGATCTGCGAGGGCCGAAAAATCCGGTTCGCCCCCAGCTGCTCACGCCAATGGGCCAGCCAGCCGGCGACCCTGGCGATCGCGAAGACAGGCGTGAACAGATCCCTGGGAATCCCGAGCTTGCGGTAAACGAGCCCGGAATAGAAATCCACGTTGGGATAGATGCCTTTCGGGCCGAGACGGGACTCCGCTTCCTGCTCAATCGCTCGGGCCACGTCGTAGAGGTCGTCATGGCCAAAGCTGTCGAACATTTCCTCAACCAGCGACTGCAGGATCACAGCGCGGGGATCTTTGACCTTGTACTCGCGGTGGCCGAAACCCATAACCTTCCGCTTGGACGCGACGGCATCGTCGAGGAAGGCACCAGCGTTCTCGGGGCTTCCCACTTGCTCCAGCATGGCGAGAACATCTTCATTGGCTCCGCCGTGGAGCGGCCCTGCCAGGGTGCCGACTGCAGAGGCCACCACGGCATAGGGATCCGTCAGGGTGCTGGCGGTGACACGGGCACTGAAGGTGCTCGCATTGAGGCTGTGCTCGGCATGAAGCATCAAACAGCGATCAAAAATGCGCGCCGCCAGGGGATCAGGCTCCCGCTCCGTGAGCATGTACAGGAAGTTGGCGGAGTAGGCCAGATCATCCCGAGGCTGAATCGGATCTTGGCCTTTGCGAATCAGCTGAAACGCCGCCACCATCGTCGGGATCTTGGCAATCAGCCGCACTACCGCGTCATAGATGTATTGCGGGTCGTCAATGGCCCGGCGGGAATAGAACAGGCCGAGGGATGCTGCACTCGATTGCAGGGCATCCATCGGATGGCCGCTGGCCGGGAAGCACTTCATCATGTCCCGCACCCGGAAACTGACACGTCGGTGCATTTGCACAGCGTGTTCAAACTCAACCAACTCTTCGCGATTGGGGAGCTCTCCCCAGATCAGCAGGAAAGCCGTCTCAAGGAAGCTGCTGTTCGCCGCCAAATCCTGCATCGGATAGCCGCGATAGGTGAGCAAGCCCTGGTCTCCATCGATATCGCAAATGGCTGACTGGGTCGCAGGAACACCATCGAGGCCTGGCCGCAGCTCGATCCCGGTCCGCGCATGACGCAGGTCTCCTGTCTGCTGCTGGGCCACCGCCTGATTGCCTCTAACAGCAACCTAAATCGTCAATCAACAGTGCCGGTCGGAGCAAGGCCTGCAACTGCCACTTTCCCGCAGAACGACGCAGCTGAATCACGCCAGCTTTCTTCAACACCAGGCCACCAGGGGGACACCCCAGAAGCGTGCAGGCCAGATCCCCCAGATCCGGCTCATGGCCCACCAGGCCGACCCGTCCATCGAAGGAGGTCACCAACGTTTCGAGGGCTCCTCCTGGCTTGAGGCGTTCGTCAAGAGCAAGGCCTGAGGCGAGCCCAGCCCCCAGGGCCAGTTCAGCCGTTTGCCGTGCTCGGAGGTAAGGACTGGAGAGCAGGCGATCCAGCCTCAGCCCCCGTCGCACCAGGGACGCCATCACCAGCTGCGTACGCTGACGCCCGGCTGCGGTGAGGCGACGATCCGGATGATCCAGCCCCGCCAGGCGGGGTTCAGCGATGCCATGCCGCAGCAGGACCAGTTCAGCCGAGTTCGAGGCGGGCATGCAAAGGAATCTCGGTGCCGCCCTGCTCCTGGCGATCAGCATCGACGGCGACTGCCAGGCCCCGGACCTGGTCCTGCAGGGGCCGTCCAGCCATCACCTGAAGCAGCCCCCATGGCCGCCATTGCCCCAACAGTGATCGAGCCGGGGCATCCGCCAGAAGAAGAGCCTCCACGGGTTGGGAGGCCGATGCGAGCTCCTGCCACTGGTTCACGAGAGGCTGAAGGGCACGTCCGTTCTGACGCTGCGCCAGAGCCATCAACGACTCACCCCACCAGTTCAGAGAAGAGGAGCCGACCTGGGCCACGGCCAACTGGGCATCCACTCCAGGCTGGCGTCCCCGCTGACGCACCAGACGCGTCCACACACTCAAGACCTCGCCATCGCCATCCAGCTCAGAGCGGGTTAGGCCCTGAGTTTGAAGACGCTCATCCACAACATCCCTGGAAGGACTTTGCGGGCGGGTGGCCAAAAGCCAGCCCTCGGGCTGGTCCTGCCAGAGAAGAGGTCCGTCATCCGACTGAACAACAGCATCTGCAGCAGGCTGGCCCCGTAACTGCTGCGCCAGAACCGGGCCGAACCACTGGGCCAGTGGATGGCTTTCGTCGGGATCCAGCAGGCGTGCTGGACTCTGCAGCTGGGCCAGCCAGCGGCCATGTCCACCAGCCGAAGCGGTGAGATCCCTCAGTTCAGTCCATGGGGCCGAGGCAATCGCTTGCTGAAACCCAAGTCGCCCATCCACCGCCAGGGTCGAGCCCTCCGGCCGAAGCGAAGCCACCAGTCCACTCAGATCGTCGCGCTGGGCCAACACCTCAGGGAGCTGCAACCAATGCTGAAGGGCATGGGGAGACGCCGTCAGCACAGCCACTCCCTCCCCGAGGTCAGCCACCTGACGGAGCAAACGTTCATCCCCCAGTTGATGCTGATCCGGGAGCTGGGAAACATCGAGGGCTTGCTCCAGCACGCCTCGCCCAGAGGCCACCAGGAGCAGATCGTCATCAATTAAGGCGGTGGCCAGGGGGTGGGGTTCACGCCCCACCAAGGCCCCCTGACCGCTAATAACGCCGATGCCTCGGTAACTGCTGATCTGCAGATCGGTACCCGCCAGGCTGCGGGTCTGCCAGAACCGTTGCAAAAAGCGCCTGGCGCCATCGTCATCCCGACTGGTCAAAGCCAAAACCCAGCCAGCATTGGCAGCCCCATCGGTGAGGGTGAGACTGACTTCCTTGCCGAGCCAGGGCTCCAGCTCAAGACCAAACTGCAGGCCCGCCAACGCGAAAACCCCTTCCCGCCACTGCCGTGCACCATCACGGGCATCGCGACGTTCCGACGCAGGCGCGACCGCCTGGACATAAGAGGGCAGACGCCCGGGATCGGTCAGCCAGTGCAGGGACAAATCGGCATCCCTCGGCACAAAGCGGGCCGCCCGGGGCAGATGCAACGGCTGCTCCGCCAGATGCAGGGGGCTCTGGCGATCCATGGTCCAGAGCAGACCACCCGCCAGAAGAATCAGCGTCAGCAGCACAGCGCCGACAGCGCTGAGGAAGGAGCGGGCCTTCATGGGCCGGCGTTCACAGGTCGCCCCATCATCTTTGTCCATCACCGCAGAATGGCGCCATGGGCCAATCCCAACCACAACCAATCCAAGCCTCCGAACTGCAGCAGTGGCTGCAAAGTGAGCGGCTTTCACCCCAGCTGGTGGATGTGCGTGAGGCGGCTGAACTCGCAATCGCACCCTTCCCCAGTGCGGTGCTGCATCGACCCCTGAGCCAATCCAATGAATGGCTCGCAACGCTGCAGTCCGACCTCCAACCGGGTCAAGCGGTGGTTGTGGTTTGCCATGCAGGCGTTCGCAGCTACCACTTCGGCCTGTGGCTGCTGGACCAGCCCTGGGGCCTCGAGGTATGGAACCTTGAAGGAGGAATTGATGCCTGGAGCCTGCAGGTGGATCCCAGCGTTCCCCGCTACTAATGAGCAAGCCCCTGTCCCTTCGGCAAGAACAGGTGCTTCAGGCGACGGTGCACCACTACGTTGACACCATGGAGCCGGTGGGCAGCCGCACCCTGGTCCAACGCTTTGGCATCCCAGCCAGCTCAGCCACCGTTCGATCTGCCATGGGGGTGCTCGAACGTCGTGGTCTGCTGCATCAACCGCACACGTCAGCCGGACGCATTCCCAGTCCGATGGGATATCGGCACTACGTCAATGCTCTGCTGCCGGAACCCGGCGTTGCCGTTCAGCACCTGGAACGGGAGCTCACCGGCCTCAGCCTGCGTTGGGCAGGTCTGGATGACCTGCTGATGCATGTGGCCAGGCGGCTGACGGATTTCACTGGTCTGATGAGCCTGATCACCCAGCCGCAGCAGGAGAACCGCCAACTGGAGACGATCCGTCTGGTGCCGAGTGGTGATCGACTGCTGGTGATGCTGGTGGAAGCCAATGGTTGCGCCAGCCATCTCAATCTGCGCCTCCCGCACGGGGCCGAAGACGAGCTCACCGCAATGGAGCGCTGGGCGTCAGCACAGCTCGATCAAGGCGACCTGAACTGGGATGCCCTACCCAGGCAACTGCAACGCAGCGGCGCTGTGCTGCGCAACGCCCTCGATCAGCCCACTCCCACCAATCCCACGTCGGTGGTGGTCCATGGTCTCTCAAGACTGGTGAGCGAACCAGAATTTGAGAGCACGGCAAGTTTGAAGCCGTTGCTGGAACTGATCGACGACCAACCCAGCACCTTGATCAGTCGCGGCGCATCCGCACGGGTATGGATCGGCGACGAACATCCCCAGCCAGCGTTGGAGGCCTGTGCCGTGGTTCAGGCCCCATACCGCTGCAACGAGGGACTGGGCCATGTGGCCCTGGTAGGCCCGATGCGAATGGCGTACGCCACGGCACGCGCTGCCGTGCAACGCGTGGCCCGACACTTGGAATTGCTACTGGCTTGATGCCTGAGGCTCAGAGCTGATCCCCCAGCTTCTCCGCCACGGTGTTGACGTCCTTGTCCCCGCGGCCCGAGCAGTTGATCACCACTTCCGTGCCATCGCCAAGGGTGGGGCAGAGCTGCTCGAGCCAAGCGAAGGCGTGGGCGGTTTCCAGGGCCGGAATGATTCCCTCGAGTTCACTCACCAGACGCAGAGCATCCAGGGCCTGCTGATCGGTGACGGCGGCATATTCCGCTCGGCCGATTTCGCGCAGATAGCTGTGCTCAGGGCCGACGCCGGGGTAGTCAAGGCCTGCACTGATGGAGTGGGCTTCCTGCACCTGACCGTCGCTGTCCTGAAGCAACAGGCTCATGGCCCCGTGCAGGACGCCGGCACGGCCTTCCGTGATCGTCGCGGCGTGACGGCCGGTCGCCACACCATCGCCGGCGGCCTCAACGCCAATCAAACGAACGGACGTGTCCTGGACGAAGGGATGGAACAGGCCCATGGCATTGGAGCCACCACCCACACAGGCCATCAACACATCGGGCAGTCGGCCGAAGGCCTCCTGACACTGCTGCTTGGACTCTTCGCCGATCACGGCATGAAAATCCCGCACCAGCATCGGATAGGGGTGCGGGCCAGCGACGGATCCAAGGATGTAGTGGGTGGTCTCGACGTTGGTCACCCAGTCGCGGATGGCTTCGCTGGTGGCATCCTTGAGGGTGGCTGTTCCCGCCGTCACCGGTTGCACCTTGGCGCCCAACAAACGCATGCGAAACACATTGAGGGCCTGGCGGCGCATGTCTTCCGCGCCCATGTAGATCACGCAGTCCAGACCGAAGCGGGCACAGACCGTGGCCGTGGCGACGCCGTGCTGCCCCGCACCGGTCTCGGCGATGATCCGCTTCTTGCCCATGCGCAGCGCCAGCAGGGCCTGCCCCAGGGCGTTGTTGATCTTGTGTGCCCCGGTGTGATTGAGATCTTCCCGCTTCAGCCAGATGCGGGGGCCGCCGTCGGCGCGGCGGTAATGGGCGGTGAGACGCTCCGCTTCGTATAGAGGTGTGGCCCTACCGACGTAATTCTTGAGCAGACGATTCAGCTCAGTGGTGAAGGCCGGATCGTTCCAGGCCTGGGCCGCCGCCTGTTCCAGCTCTGCTAGCGCCGGCATCAGGGTCTCGGGAACGTACTGGCCACCGAAGCGACCAAAGCGACCATGGGCGCCGGGACGGACCGCTGGCTGCAGGCTCGAGGGATCCGGGGTGCTGGCGTTGGGCAGGGTGCTGGTCACGGATCCACGTTGGAGCGTCGGCTCAGCGTAAGCAGGCGATCACACGGTGCCGTGGGTCGCAGGCACGGATGCTGGGATTCCGGAACCCGGCCTCCTCCAGCGCTGCGGGCAAATCCAGGGCGAAATACTGCTCGAGGAAGGGCTCTGTGCTCTTGAGCAATGTGGCCACCGGCGCCGGCAAACGCTGCAGCACGGACGAGCCAGGGTCCTGATCCACCATCAGCAGAACACCACCGGGGCGCAGCAGCCGGAACGCTTCGGCCAAAACAGCGCGGGTCGCGGCCTGGGGGAGCTCATGACAGACGAACTGCAGGCTGATCAGATCCACCGAAGCTGTGGCCAGGCCGGTGGATTCCGCGGCGGCATGGCGCCAGTCGTGCACCAGCCCCTGGGGATCGCGCACGCGGGCCACCGACAACATCTCGGGCGACAGATCCAAGCCGATCAACGTCGGAGGGAGAACAGCATTCGCGGCGGCACGGGCGTTCAACCAACGGGCCAAGGCCTGGGTGCTCACCCCCACGGAACAGCCCAGATCCACCACGCAATCGATCGAAGCAGGCAGCAACGGATCCGCCACGGCATGGATGGCATCACGAAGCCGGGTCTGCGCCTCAGCGGGCTGCAGCGGGTCATCTGGCCAGACCCGCAGGGCCATGGCATCCGTGGCTTGCTCGGCTTCAGCAGCAGCCTGCCAACAGAGATTGCCCTGTTCGTAGGCATGAAATCGGGACAGGTAATAGGCCGGCGGGGTGAGACCAACCGTGGTGCTGGCAGCCAGCAGCGGTTCTGCCGCCTGCTGCAGCTCCCGGCGTCGGGCCCGCCAGGGAATGCCGTTGCGCTCTGCCGTGCGAATGATCAGCTGCCGTGCCTGAAAAAACAGTGGACGCCTGAGCAGACCGATGCCGATTAACCCTTCGATAAAGCGACCAAGGCCGCGGCTGGAATCAGCCCAGCGGGGCGTGGAGGCTTCAGGGGGCGTGGCGGTGGTCATCGACAATGCAACTCGGTTGCGAGGGGTGGATGCCGAAGGGAGGCTGGCAGGAATTCAGCAGTGCCGACAGTCTGCAGCGACCGAGCGGGCCTGCGGCGGAGCCCACAGCAAAGTCTCAGCAAATGGTGCGGGTGCAGCCCACCCGCGGCGGCAAGGGGGGGAAGACCGTGACGGTGATCCGTGGCTTGGAACTTGATCCAGCCGGCTTCAAGACCCTGCTGAAGAAGCTCAAAACACGCATCGGCAGTGGCGGCACCGCCAAGGACGGCGTGATCGAACTTCAAGGGGATCAGGTGGATCTGGCGCTCGAGCTGCTCAGCAAGGAGGGGTATCGACCGAAACGGGCTGGGGGTTAGGGGAGAATGGCCGCCAATTCTTGCCTTGGCCATGACCGCCAGCCCCACCTACGGAGAACTCACCAACCAGGGTGCGTCCACCAACATCGCCTGGCACGAAGCCTCCGTCGGCCGAGACGAGCGGTCGAAACAGCGCGGCCACCGCAGCGCCATCCTCTGGTTCACGGGACTTTCCGGTTCCGGCAAGAGCACCCTGGCCAATGCTGTGAACGCAGCTCTGTTTGAACGGGGGCTCGCCACCTATGTGCTGGATGGGGACAACATCCGCCATGGCCTCTGCAAGGACCTGGGCTTCTCCGATGCTGACCGTGAAGAGAACATCCGTCGCATCGGTGAAGTAGCCAAGTTGTTCCTGGATGCCGGCGTCATCGTGCTGACCGCCTTCGTCTCCCCCTTCCGCGCTGATCGCGACAAAGCCCGTGACCTTGTGGAAGACGGTGACTTCCTTGAGGTGTACTGCGCCGCCGATCTCGATGTCTGCGAATCCCGCGATCCCAAAGGCCTCTACGCCAAAGCACGGGCGGGTCAAATCAAGGAATTCACAGGCATCTCCAGCCCCTACGAGGCACCGGAGACGCCCGAGCTGAAGATCGATACCGGCAAACAGGATCTGTCCGACTCCGTAGACCTGGTAATCAAAGCGCTCCAGGAGCGGGGGGTGATTCCGGCAGCCTGAGGTCACCGGCCCTGGCGGCATCGGCCAGGGTTTTGATGCAACTGGCCACAGGGACTGCCAGCAGCAGTCCCAGCAGATCACCCACACCGGTGATGGCTCCCACCCGGGCGCCGATCGGCAAGGCGATCAGCAGCCAGGCCGGTTGCAAGCCCACGATGCTTCCCATCAGCCGCGGCTGGATCACTTGATCCACGATCTGACCGACGACGATCGCCGCGGCGAGTAGCTCGAGGCCCGTGCGGGGATCCTGGACCGCCAGGACTGCACTGACAGAGACGATCGACACGGCACTGGCGTAGGGCACCAGGGTGGTCAAACCGATCAACACGGCGAACAACACGCCGTAGGGAATCTTCAGGGCGGTGAACACCAGGAGCTGTCCGCCACTGAGGATCAAGGCCAGCACCACCTGTCCGGCGAAGTAACCGCGAAAGGTGCGCTCCAAGGTCGTCTGCACCAGATTCCGCCAGCGGTCCGGCAACCATCGGACCAAACCATCAACGATCGGATCCGCCCCGAGCAGCAGGAAGACCGCCAGCACCAGCACGATCACCACATTGATCGTGGTACCGACCGTTGCCCCTAACAGACCCAACAAGCGCTGACTCAGCTGCGTGGCCAGACGACTGAACTGGGACACCAGATCACTGCTGAGATCCGCGAAATCGGCGGGCAGGCCATGGTCCACCGCCCAAAGCTGACCCCGGTCGATCCACTGCTCTGCTGCCGTCAGCAGAGACGGCGATGCACTGATCAATTGGCTGAGCTGTTCAATCAGCAGCGGCACCAGGGCCACGGCCGCCCAAACCAAGAGCCCCAAGGTCAACAGAACCACGCTGACGATGGCCCAGCCGCGGGCAAGACCCCGTTGCGCGAGCCAGCGGCAGGGCAAGTCCAACAAAAAGGCGATCAAAGCCGCGGTGAGGAACAGCCCGGGGAAGGGTGCGAACTGCACCAGCAAACGCTTGATCACAAAGGCGTTCAAACCCAGAACAGGCAGCAGAAGGCCGAGACGCAGCCAGGCCGGCCAGGGAGTCATGGCAACGATGAGGCGTGTCGATCAGTGCGGCTCAAGGGAAGACGGCTTGGAGGCGGCACTGACGTAATGGCACCAAAAACTGAGCCAGGACGCAATCCCGAGGAACTTGAATCCCTCCTCAAAAACCTGCACCGTCTCGTAGGAGTTCGGCCACAGCCCCTGAAGGGCATCGGTCAGAACCGACAGACCCAACAGCACAACGGATATCAAAAAGGTGTCACCACCGAAGCGCCGCAGGGGGCCACGGAAGCGGAACAAGAGCAGTCCTGTAAAGAAGGCGTAGGTGATGTAGAGGAACGCCTCACCGAGATAGCGGTCATGCACCAGGAACATGTCGTCGAGGCAAAGCCACAGTGAGAAACCACCACCGCAGAAGGCGAATTGGCGGTTCAGAACGGAGCCCTGGATCTGCCGGGTGGATGCCGCAAACAAGGCAATGGCAGCTGCCGCCATCCAGAGCAAGTAGCCCACGCTGGAGAGAAAACCCTCTCCCAGAGGCGCCTTGCAGGACTGGGCCAGATCCTTCAGGACCAATTTGGCGCTGATGCCCTCTGAAGCGCTCCAGACCAACGCGACCGCATAGACAACGATCGCCGGCACCACCGCCCAAAGCAGCGTGGAACGAAGCGTGGAGCGAACGAGAACACTCATGAATCCATCTGAGAGAGGTATTCCGTGCTGCCTAGATCAACCAGGCGCGCATCCTTGGCCACCACAGCATCGTGGAGGCTGCTGCGGTAGGCCTCAAGTTTCTGGGCCAGGCCAGAATCCGCTACCGAGAGGATCTGAGCCGCCAGCAAGCCGGCATTGAGGCCCCCACCGATGGCGACGGTGGCCACCGGAATCCCGCCGGGCATCTGCACGATCGAGTGGAGGGAATCGACCCCGGAGAGCGCCCGACTTTTCACCGGCACGCCGATCACCGGCAGCGTGGTAAGGGCAGCCACCATGCCCGGGAGATGGGCCGCCCCGCCGGCACCGGCGACGATCACACCGAAACTCTGATCACGGGCAGCCTTGGCGAAGCTCACCATCTCCAACGGCGTGCGATGGGCCGACAGCACCCGAACCTCCACCTCCACCCCCAGCTCGCGCAGGATGGCGGCAGCGGGTTCCATGGTGGGCAAGTCAGAGTCACTTCCCATCACAACGGCAACTCGGGGGAGCACTGGCGGCACAACGCAGAGGGGCAAGACTGCCATCGTCTCCCCCCATGGCTGCCGAGGCCAGTGTTGCGTTGATGCACCGGATCACCAACGTTCGTTTGCCTGCCCCCCTGCCTGGTGAGGGGGACCAGCGCTATGCCATCGACCTCAACGACCAGGGGCTGATCTGCCGCATCGGCGCGATGGAGGCCGATGAGCGAACAGCGGATGCGGACTGGAACGGCAAC
The Synechococcus sp. PROS-U-1 DNA segment above includes these coding regions:
- the ndhI gene encoding NAD(P)H-quinone oxidoreductase subunit I; the protein is MFGFLKQVGDYTRDAVDAARNLAQGFAVTFDHMQRRPVTVQYPYEKLIPSERYRGRIHYEFDKCIACEVCVRVCPINLPVVDWVMNKATKKKELRNYSIDFGVCIFCGNCVEYCPTNCLSMTEEYELAAFDRHSLNYDNVALGRLPTSVTTDPSVVPLRELVYLPAGEFDPHTVPADRPRAGKLPSEVLETLPPPAKPAAKNEGQSSSEDKEGDA
- a CDS encoding histidine phosphatase family protein produces the protein MPASNSAELVLLRHGIAEPRLAGLDHPDRRLTAAGRQRTQLVMASLVRRGLRLDRLLSSPYLRARQTAELALGAGLASGLALDERLKPGGALETLVTSFDGRVGLVGHEPDLGDLACTLLGCPPGGLVLKKAGVIQLRRSAGKWQLQALLRPALLIDDLGCC
- a CDS encoding DUF3352 domain-containing protein; this translates as MKARSFLSAVGAVLLTLILLAGGLLWTMDRQSPLHLAEQPLHLPRAARFVPRDADLSLHWLTDPGRLPSYVQAVAPASERRDARDGARQWREGVFALAGLQFGLELEPWLGKEVSLTLTDGAANAGWVLALTSRDDDGARRFLQRFWQTRSLAGTDLQISSYRGIGVISGQGALVGREPHPLATALIDDDLLLVASGRGVLEQALDVSQLPDQHQLGDERLLRQVADLGEGVAVLTASPHALQHWLQLPEVLAQRDDLSGLVASLRPEGSTLAVDGRLGFQQAIASAPWTELRDLTASAGGHGRWLAQLQSPARLLDPDESHPLAQWFGPVLAQQLRGQPAADAVVQSDDGPLLWQDQPEGWLLATRPQSPSRDVVDERLQTQGLTRSELDGDGEVLSVWTRLVRQRGRQPGVDAQLAVAQVGSSSLNWWGESLMALAQRQNGRALQPLVNQWQELASASQPVEALLLADAPARSLLGQWRPWGLLQVMAGRPLQDQVRGLAVAVDADRQEQGGTEIPLHARLELG
- a CDS encoding NADH-quinone oxidoreductase subunit J, translated to MTIATTTELICFLVLSAVVVVGALGVVLLSNIVYSAFLLGGVFTAVAGLYLLLNASFVAAAQILVYVGAINVLILFAIMLVNKREDLKAIANLTTRRVVSAGVCAGLLALLVRVVVTTPWSLPGPAAVGEEATARIGEHLFTDYLLPFEVASVLLLMAMIGAIVLARRDVLATDVVTGEVADQGLIEKARTPLLMNRAD
- a CDS encoding rhodanese-like domain-containing protein; amino-acid sequence: MGQSQPQPIQASELQQWLQSERLSPQLVDVREAAELAIAPFPSAVLHRPLSQSNEWLATLQSDLQPGQAVVVVCHAGVRSYHFGLWLLDQPWGLEVWNLEGGIDAWSLQVDPSVPRY
- a CDS encoding citrate synthase, producing MAQQQTGDLRHARTGIELRPGLDGVPATQSAICDIDGDQGLLTYRGYPMQDLAANSSFLETAFLLIWGELPNREELVEFEHAVQMHRRVSFRVRDMMKCFPASGHPMDALQSSAASLGLFYSRRAIDDPQYIYDAVVRLIAKIPTMVAAFQLIRKGQDPIQPRDDLAYSANFLYMLTEREPDPLAARIFDRCLMLHAEHSLNASTFSARVTASTLTDPYAVVASAVGTLAGPLHGGANEDVLAMLEQVGSPENAGAFLDDAVASKRKVMGFGHREYKVKDPRAVILQSLVEEMFDSFGHDDLYDVARAIEQEAESRLGPKGIYPNVDFYSGLVYRKLGIPRDLFTPVFAIARVAGWLAHWREQLGANRIFRPSQIYSGSQPRSWMPIEERVSAPAA
- the nuoH gene encoding NADH-quinone oxidoreductase subunit NuoH, encoding MSPGLDLELSFSQALQGLGLSPEVARLLWLPLPMLLVLVAAVVGVLVSVWLERKISAAVQQRIGPEYAGALGVLQPLADGLKLLVKEDIIPARADSLLFTLGPVLVVVPVIISWLIIPFGQNLLISNVGVGIFLWISFSSIQPIGLLMSGYASNNKYSLLGGLRAAAQSISYEIPLALAVLAIVMMSNSLSTVDIVGQQTGAGILSWNIWRQPVGFLIFWICALAECERLPFDLPEAEEELVAGYQTEYAGMKFALFYLAGYINLVLSAVLVSVLYLGGWGFPIPVEWLAGWLNQPIDAPVVQVITGTVGIVMTVLKAYLLVFVAILLRWTTPRVRIDQLLDLGWKFLLPLSLVNLLVTAALKLAFPVAFGG
- the nuoK gene encoding NADH-quinone oxidoreductase subunit NuoK — its product is MSDLLATLPSLQAYLLVAAMLFCIGVWGLINSRNAVRVLMSIELMLNAVNINLMAFSSFVDGDLIRGQVFAVFVITVAAAEAAVGLAILLSLYRNRVTVDMEQFNLLRW